AGCGTAAGTCTATGGTAGAAGCTCCTGGAGAATTTAGTTTGCGCGGGGGAATATTAGATATTTATCCACTAACTGAGGAGCTACCATTTCGTATTGAATTTTTCGATACAGAAGTTGATTCTATTCGGTTATTTGATGTGGATGAACAGCGCTCTCAAGATAAAAAAGAAAGTGTTAGATTCGGTCCAGCAACAGAGTTTCTATTTTCACAGGAAGAATTGAAATCGGGAATAAAGCATCTTGAAGAAGGTCTGACTAAGACGATGCAAAAACTTTCCGATGATAAGTTGAAGACTACAGTGCTTGAGACGGTAAGTCATGAAATTGAGATGTTAAAAAACGGGCAAAGTATAGAACAGATGTTTAAATATTTATCTATTTTCTATAACGAACCTGCTAGTCTGATAGATTATTTACCAGAAGATGGTGTTGTGATTTTAGATGAAATTTCACGTATTCAAGAAACAGCATCTCATCTTGAATCAGAAGAAGCGGAATGGTATATATCCCTTCTTGGTGAGGGAACAATTATTCAAGATTTATCTTTCTCTCATTCGTTTGAAGAATTTCTTCATCATAAAAAAAGAAGTTTTGTATATTTAACGTTATTCTTACGTCATATAGCGCATACACATCCGCAAAACATTGTGAATGTGACATGTAAAACAATGCAAGATTTCCATGGGCAGATGCAGTTGTTGAAAACTGAAATTGATAGATGGAACGAAGGGCATTTTACGACCGTTGTGCTAGGTACAGATGATGAGCGTGTGAAAAAACTACAACATATTTTAAGTGATTATGATATTGATGCAGATATTGTAGAGGGCACAGATATATTATTGCCTGGAAGGTTACAAATTGCTGTAGGTGATTTACATGCAGGGTTTGAAATGCCGATGCAAAAGCTTGTTGTCATTACTGAAAAAGAGCTTTTTCATAAGAAAGTTAAAAAATCACAACGTAAGCAAAAGTTATCGAATGCTGAACGCATTAAAAGTTATTCGGAATTAAAAGTTGGGGATTATGTAGTTCATGTAAATCATGGTATAGGTAAATTCTTAGGTATTGAGACATTAGAGATTAACGGTGTTCATAAAGATTATTTGAATATTAAATATCAAGGTAATGATAAGTTATACGTTCCAATTGAACAAATTGACCAAGTGCAAAAATATGTAGGATCTGAAGGTAAGGATCCGAAAGTTTATAAATTGGGCGGAAACGATTGGAAAAAGGTCAAAACAAAAGTTGAAAAATCTGTACAAGACATTGCGGATGACCTCATTAAACTCTATGCTGAGCGCGAAGCTTCAAAGGGTTATGCATATACACCAGATACGGCAGAACAACAAGAATTTGAGTCTTCTTTCCCGTATCAAGAGACAGAGGATCAATTACGTTCTATTGAAGAGATTAAAAAGGATATGGAACGCGGACGTCCGATGGATAGGCTTCTTTGTGGTGATGTAGGATATGGAAAGACGGAAGTAGCTATTCGTGCGGCGTTTAAAGCAATTATGGATGAAAAACAAGTTGCAATTTTAGTGCCGACAACGATCCTTGCACAACAACACTATGAAACAATTCGAGAGCGTTTTCAAGATTATCCAATCAATATAGGATTATTAAGTAGATTCCGTACGAGAAAGCAGCAAAATGAAACAATTAAAGGTTTAAAAGATGGCACGGTAGATATTGTAATCGGAACGCATCGTATTTTATCTAAAGATGTTACTTATAAAGATTTAGGTCTTCTTATTATTGATGAAGAACAAAGATTTGGCGTAACACATAAAGAAAAAATTAAACAATTAAAAGCAAATGTTGACGTATTAACATTAACGGCAACCCCGATCCCGCGTACGCTTCATATGTCTATGCTTGGTGTACGTGATTTATCTGTTATTGAGACGCCGCCGGAAAATCGTTTCCCAGTTCAAACATATGTAGTTGAGTATAATCCAGCGTTAATGCGAGAGGCGATAGAACGCGAGCTTGCAAGAGGTGGGCAAGTTTACTTCCTATATAATCGTGTGGAGGATATCGAACGAAAAGCAGATGAAATTTCGATGTTAGTTCCAGATGCACGTGTCACTTATGCACATGGGAAAATGAACGAAAGTGAATTAGAGTCTGTTATGCTATCGTTTTTAGAAGGGCAGCATGATGTTCTTGTAAGTACAACGATTATTGAGACAGGTGTAGATATTCCGAATGTAAATACATTAATTGTATTTGATGCAGATCGTATGGGATTATCGCAGTTGTATCAGCTTCGTGGGCGTGTTGGACGTTCTAATCGTGTTGCATATGCTTACTTTGCATACAAACGAGATAAAGTGTTATCAGAAGTTGCGGAGAAGCGTCTGCAAGCCATTAAGGAGTTCACAGAGCTTGGGTCTGGTTTCAAAATTGCGATGCGAGATTTATCAATTCGTGGTGCAGGTAACTTGTTAGGAGCTGAACAACATGGATTTATTGATTCTGTCGGATTTGATTTATATTCTCAAATGTTAAAAGACGCAATTGAACAGCGTAGAGGAACAGACGGAGTTGAAAATACAGTTAATGTTGAAATTGATTTAGAAGTAGATGCATATTTACCAGATGCTTATATTTCGGATAGTAAACAAAAAATTATGATGTATAAACAATTTAGAGGTGTTTCTGCGATTGAAGATATTGAAGAGTTGCAGGAAGAGATGATAGATAGATTTGGTGATTACCCGCAAGAAGTTGGTTACTTATTACAAATTGCAAATATTAAAGTATTGGCAATGAAAGAACAAATTGAATTAATTAAGCAAAATAAATTTGAAGTAACAATTCTGTTCTCAGAACAAGCGAGTCAAAATATTGATGGTGGAAAATTATTCATGCTCGGAAATAGTTTTGGACGTATGATCGGTTTAGGAATGGAAGGATCACAATTGAAAATCGTCATGAAAACAAATGGCTTAGAGACATCGAAGTGGTTAACAATTGCTGAAAATTTATTAAAAGGCTTGCCAGATGTAAAAAAAGAAGTCATAAATGCCTAATATAAGATAAAAAATACAATTCGGCGTGCATAGAAGAACTAATGTGTAAAATACTATGTCTAACAGTTGGTGATTTTTACATGAACAGGTAAATTCACCACTTTCATCATCAGTAGAAAGTGAGGCAGCATTAGAATGAAAGCAACTGGAATCGTACGTCGAATTGATGATTTAGGTAGGGTAGTAATCCCAAAGGAAATTCGTAGAACTTTACGTATTCGAGAAGGGGACCCATTAGAAATATTTGTTGATCGCGATGGAGAAGTAATTTTAAAGAAATATTCTCCAATTAGCGAACTAGGTGATTTTGCAAAAGAATATGCAGAGGCTTTATATGATAGCTTAGGACATAATGTGCTTGTATGCGATCGAGATTCTATTATCGCAGTATCAGGCGTATCAAAAAAAGAATACTTAAATAAAAGCGTTGGCGATTTAATTGAAAAAACGATGGAAGAAAGAAAGTCTGTTATTATGACGGACGAAAGTGATGTTTCCATTATTGATGGTGTAACAGAAAAGGTTCATTCTTATACAGTTGGACCGATTGTTGCAAATGGAGACCCAATTGGGGCTGTCATTATTTTTTCAAAAGAAGCGATTATAAGCGAAATAGAGCACAAAGCGGTCAATACTGCTGCCAGTTTCTTAGCGAAACAAATGGAACAGTAAAGGTGTGTAATTTTAGAAGTAGCAATCTTTCCTAATTATGATATTTCTTCTTGAGAAATCAATTATTTGGAGATATATGTATATTGAATGAAGGTAGCGCTTTGCTACCTTTTTTCATTGAATATTTCTAGCGTTGCACGAACGTATTCTTACTTGTGTAGGTGAGTAAGCTTGTCCTTTTCTTTATGATATAATACGAGGGGTGAGAATAGAAAAAGGAGTTTTCTTGTATGGAATCGAAGAAGTATCAAGCCTTTTGGCGTGGGGCTATTATATTAACAATCGCAAGTTTTGTTACAAAGGTATTAAGCGCTTTTTACCGTATTCCATATCAAAATATAGCGGGTGATATTGGTTTTTATATTTACCAACAAATATATCCGTTTTATGGATTTTGTTTAATTTTAGCTACTTATGGGTTCCCCATTATAATTTCAAAAATGGTTGCGGAACGATTAGAACGAGGGAAAAAACAAGAAGCAGAAGAAATTATTTGTGTATCTTTTTGGTTTTTATTAGGAATTGGTTTCATAGGATTTTTTACATTGTTCTTTGGTGCCGAAGTAATTGCGACAGCCATGGGCGATATACACTTAGATAAGCTATTACGTGTTATTTCCTTTTCATTCATATTGATGCCGTTTTTATCTGTAGCAAGAGGATATTTCCAGGGGTTCAATAATATGGTGCCAACAGCTGTGTCGCAAGTGATAGAGCAAACGATTCGTGTTTCTATTATTGTATTTTTATCCCTATTCCTAATTGCTCATGAATTTGATTTATATACAGTTGGTGCTGGTGCTATGCTAGGTTCAATCGCAGGTGGACTGATTGGGATTATCGTACTTATACTTTATATGCGTCATGACTTTCGTTCTATATTCTTCAAAAGTGTAAAGAGGATTAAAGGGAAAAAGAAGATTATTAAAATCCTGTTTTGGCAGGGGTTAGCGATTTGTGTTAGTAACTTAGTGCTTATTTTTATACAAATGGCTGATTCTGTTTCTTTCTATTCTTTACTTATTGGAGCAGGAGAGCCGGCTGAAAGTGCAAAAGTGTTAAAAGGTGTTTATGACAGAAGTATCCCGCTTATGCAATTAGGTACTGTCGTGACAACTTCTTTCTCGTTGTCGCTTATTCCAATTATTACGGCAGCGAAGGAAAGAGGAGATCTTACCTTTATTCGAGAAAAGGTAAGGTTAGCAATGAAAATAACGTTTGTTATCGGATTTGCAGCGGCTATTGGATTAACTTGTATTATCCAGCCTACGAATATTATGTTGTTTGAAAACAGTGATGGGTCAGATGTTTTATCCATTTTATCTTTATCTATTTTATTTAGTTCATTGTCAATTACAACCGCTTCTATTTTGCAAGGGTTAGGACAAACATTAAAACCAGCAATATTTGTTGTATTTGGAGGTTGTTTGAAGCTAGTTTTAAACTATATATTAATGCCGTATTTCGGTGCGAAGGGAGCCGCAATTGCAACTTTAGTTGCATTAATTGTAATTTCCGTATTAAATAGTATGTTACTTATGCGGGCTGTATCGGAATCGCTTATCGATAAACGGAATATGTTAGGTATAGTTATTAGTGGTTTCAGTATGGGATTTGTATTAATAATGTTTATGCGTGTATTGCAAATGTCTGGATTAGTAATGGATACAAGTCATAGAGGTGTTGCAACATTTGAGGCGTTGTTAGGTGTAGCCATCGGCGGATTGGCATATATGTTTTTAATTTTAAAATTACGTGTATTTACGAAAGCGGAAATAGGAACGGTTATGAAAAAAGAGAAAAAAGAAGGTTCATTGAAGAAGAGTGGATAGAGGTGGCAGGTTGTGAGTGGAATCATTACTATTTTAGGATTAGGTGCTGGTGAATTAGATCAGTTAACGATGGGTGTATATCGAAAAATAAAAGAAGCAGATCACATGTTTGTTAGAACGAAGGAACATCCCGTTATAGAAGAGTTGGAGAAAGAAGGTATACAATATACTGCCTTTGACAATGTATATGAAGCGCATGATACATTTGAAATTGTATATGAAACAATTGCGAATACATTGATAGAAAAAGCTGAAGGCACAGAAATCATCTATGCTGTTCCAGGGCATCCGCTTGTAGCGGAAAGAACGGTTCAGCTACTGTTGGAAAAAGGTGAAGTAGCGAATATTGAGGTGCGAATTGAAGGTGGACAAAGTTTCCTTGATCCTATGTTTGCCAGTCTAAAGATTGATCCGATTGAAGGATTTCAATTAATTGACGCCACATCATTTGAAAGAGGACAATTAGAATTACGTCAACATTTAATCTTTTGCCAAGTATATGACGCATTCGTTGCATCTGATGTGAAATTAACATTAATGGAGATGCTGCCAGATGATTATGAAGTGTATATCGTAACAGCTGCGGGAACTTCATTTGAACAAGTTAAAAAGGTACCGTTGTACATGTTAGATCATGAAACGGAGTTGAATAACTTAACGAGTGTGTATGTACCACCAGTTCAGGAACGTGCGTCCTTGTATCAACAGTTTGATGTGCTTAGAGAAATTATTGCAGACCTGCGTGGACCGAATGGTTGCCCGTGGGATAAAAAGCAAACACATCAATCTTTAAAGAAGTATTTAATTGAGGAAGCTTATGAAGTATTGGAAGCAATTGATGAAGAGGATGATGATCACTTAGTAGAAGAACTGGGTGATATCTTATTACAAGTTATGCTGCATGCCCAAATCGGAGAAGATGAAGGTTGGTTCTCTATAGATGATATTATTCGAACTTTATCTGAGAAAATGGTTCGTCGCCACCCGCATGTATTTGGGAATACAGATGTAGATAATGCCGATGAAGTAATTGCCAATTGGGAAGAAATTAAAAAACAAGAAAAAGGATTCGTGAAAGAATCTGTTTTAGATGGAGTTCCAAAAAGTTTGCCACAGTTACTACGTGCTTATGAAATCCAGAAAAAAGCTGGCAAGGTTGGTTTTGATTGGGTTGATGTACAACCGATGATAGAGAAAGCTTTAGAAGAATGGCAAGAGTTCCAACAAGAAGTTACAAACATGGATGAGGCGAAGATGTTAAGTGAATTTGGCGATTTACTATTTGCATTTGTTAATATAGCTCGTCATTATAAAATAGATCCAGAAGAGGCGTTACATTCAACGAATGAGAAATTCGTCGGTCGTTTTTTATACATGGAAGCAAAGGTAGCTGAAATGAATAAAGAGATGCAAGATTTATCATTAGAGCAGTTAGATGTTTTATGGGAAGAGGCAAAACAGACAGAGCGTTAATAGGGGGATTTAATATGCGTCTAGATAAGTTTTTAAAAGTATCACGTTTAATTAAAAGAAGAACATTGGCAAAAGAAGTAGCTGATCAAGGAAGAATATCCATTAATGGTCAAGTGGCAAAAGCGAGTTCGGATGTGAAAGTAGCTGATGAACTAACAATTCGTTTTGGTCAAAAAATAGTAACTGTAAAAATAAACGAATTGAAAGAAACGACTAAAAAAGAAGATGCAGCAAATATGTATAGCTTAGTTCGTGAAGAAAAAGTAAAGGCTGAAGAAGGCTTGTTCTAAAATCGATTATCCTTTCATACATTACTATTAGCTAGTATAAATGTATGGGGGGATTTACGTGAATAATGGTTACTCACCTATGTCTTCTAATCAACAAAATGTTTCTGTAGAGCATGATATTATTATGCGTGGCAGGCGTGTAATTGATATTACCGGTGTAAAGCAGGTAGAGAGTTTTGATAGTGAAGAGTTTTTACTTGAGACCGTAATGGGCTTTTTAACAATTCGTGGTCAAAATTTGCAAATGAAAAATTTAGATGTAGAAAAAGGTGTTGTATCGATTAAAGGAAAAGTTCATGAGATGCTGTATATTGATGAGAATCAAGGGGAGAAAACTAAAGGCTTCTTTAGTAAGTTGTTTAAATGAGTTTAACAATTCAGTTGTATACGATGCTCTCAATGATCGGAATGGGTGCTTGGATTGGAGCGTCTTTAGATACATACCAACGATTTTTAAAACGTCAAGAACGTAAGCGTTGGCTTGTATTTATACATGATATACTATTTTGGATTGTCCAAGCATTATTCGTTTTTTACGTATTGCTTCTCGTAAATGAAGCTGAACTACGTATATATGTATTTTTAGCATTATTATGTGGTTTTGCGGCATATCAAAGCTTATTGAAAGCAATATACATGAGACTGTTAAATTTTCTCATCTATATTTTTGTGCAAACAACACACTTTTTTGTTCAAATTATAAAGCTACTCATGATAAAACCTGTTATTATTATAGCGCAGCTATTTATTGCATTTATATTATTCTTATTTCGTATACTGCTTTCAATTGGACATGTGTTATGGAAAATGGTGATTTGGATATTACTTTTCATATGGAAAGTTTTTTTCTGGCCTGTTCGATTTATTGCTTCGCTCATATGGAAACTTCTCCCTAATCGTGTTAAACTTTTTATAATGAAACATGTAGGGTTCCTGCAATATATAGCAAAATTGAAGGGACATATCTTCCAATTATGGGAGCGTATAAAAAAGAAGTTAGGGGGACCTCGGAAATGAGGGAACTGAGACAAAGAACAATCGAAAAACAGAGTCCAAATCCTGTTAAAGAGCATATAATACAAACGGATGAGAACAGGAAGCGACTTTATCGCCGTTTAGCGGTTTTTCTTGTCTTTGCTTTTACAATTATTGCGAGTATTAGTGTAACGTTTTATCAACAAAACAGTTCCATTAAAGCAAAAGAAGCAAAAGTTAAGGACATGAAAAAAGAACTGGATTCATTAACGAATAAAGAAAAGAGTCTAAAAGACGAAGTTCAAAAGTTAAATGATGAAGAGTACGTATTAAAGATTGCTAGAAGGGATTATTTCTTCTCTGGAAAAGGGGAGATAATTTTTCCTGTTTCTAAGTAGAGTATGTCTTATTGACACTATATTTTAGGATTATATATAATAAAGTAAAATTTGACTTTTTAACCACTAAGGAGGAGCATTTTTTTTATGTCAATCGAGGTAGGCAGCAAGTTACAGGGTAAAGTAACAGGTATTACAAATTTTGGGGCTTTTGTGGAGCTGCCAGAAGGCTTAACGGGTCTTGTTCATATTAGTGAAGTTGCTGATAATTATGTGAAAGATATTAACGATCACTTAAAAGTGGGCGACCAAGTAGAAGTAAAAGTTATTAACGTTGAAAAAGATGGTAAGATCGGTCTATCTATTAAAAAAGCGAAAGAACGTGAAAAAACAGAAGGAGATCGTCCACGTGGTGAATACCAACGCGGTGGTGATCAACAACGTTCTGGACGTCCACAACGTAATCGTTCTTTCAACAGAGATAACCGCGGTGGCGGTAACGACCGCGCTCCAAAAGAAACATTCGAGCAAAAAATGGCACGTTTCTTAAAGGATAGCGAAGATCGTTTAACTTCTTTAAAGCGTAACACTGAATCTAAACGTGGTGGCCGTGGCGCACGTCGCGGATAATAAGAACGTTTAATTCTTAGAATATAGAGAGGTGCCCAGGGCGATTGCTCGGGGTGCTTTTTTATATGTAAAAATATATTTTTAAAAAAGTTTTCAAGATGTGTTGACTTTAAATTATATCTGAGGTAAGATACTAATTGTCCGTTAAATAAGACGACATGGCGGTGTAGCTCAGCTGGCTAGAGCGTACGGTTCATACCCGTGAGGTCGGGGGTTCGATCCCCTCCGCCGCTATATTTAATTTAACGGCCCGTTGGTCAAGTGGTTAAGACACCGCCCTTTCACGGCGGTAACACGGGTTCGAATCCCGTACGGGTCATCTAAAAAGATCATGCGCATTTGCATGATCTTTTTTTGTTAAATAAATTAAGACATACAACACTTCTACAAAATCACCCTATATTTTCTGAATGTTCGATTAAAATATTAAAAATAAAATACATACTGTGTATATATGTAGAGTTATTTCGAATAAAAAGTCGAACGATTATAAAAGTGAAAACTGTTGTTTTGACAAAAATCCCAATAATCATCTTTTATAATGACAGTAATTAAACTATGCAGGTGGTGTTAAAAATATGCCTAAAGCAGGAAGGAATACTATGAATACAAGTGCATTGGCAATGAATGAAGGTCAGCTTGGAGGAGTAAAGTGGACGAGTAAGTTGCGAATGAAGTTTGAGCAAGTTTTCTTTAGATGGGGATTTATTATTGTTGTTATTGGTTTTCTTTTAGGACGAGCATATATATTAACAAACATTTTACCGTTTGCACTGCCGTTTTTTGCTGCTGTTTATGTTATGAAGCGGGATAAAATGCCGCTTGCATTCTTGGCCCTAATGGGGGGCGCACTGTCAGTTTCGATAGATAATTTATTCTTTACCTTTGCATCTATTTTTACTTTCTTCATTTATAATATCTTCTTTAGTCGGTTTACACGTAAAACTGTTGGACTTGTTCCATTCCAAGTATTTATCTCCGCATTAACCGCACATTTAGTTGTCGTATATTTTGCGCAACAAACAGTCACCATGTACGATTTACTTGTTAGTACAATTGAGGCCGGGCTTAGCTTCGTATTAACTATGATATTTTTACAAAGTGTCCCGCTTTTAGTAGAAAGAAAAGGGAAACAACAAGCCTTAGAGACAGAAGAAATTGTTTGTTTAATTATATTACTAGCATCTGTTTTAACAGGTACAACAGATTGGTTCGTATATGACGCTTCTATTCAACATATTTTTACTAGGTATTTAGTGCTTGTATTTGCGTTTATCGCAGGAGCGGCTACAGGATCTACAGTAGGGGTCGTCACTGGGTTAATATTAAGCCTGGCAAATGTCTCCAGTTTGTCCCAACTTAGCCTACTTGCTTTTTCTGGATTGCTTGGTGGTTTGTTAAAAGAA
This genomic window from Bacillus anthracis str. Vollum contains:
- the yabP gene encoding sporulation protein YabP; its protein translation is MNNGYSPMSSNQQNVSVEHDIIMRGRRVIDITGVKQVESFDSEEFLLETVMGFLTIRGQNLQMKNLDVEKGVVSIKGKVHEMLYIDENQGEKTKGFFSKLFK
- a CDS encoding putative polysaccharide biosynthesis protein, with the protein product MESKKYQAFWRGAIILTIASFVTKVLSAFYRIPYQNIAGDIGFYIYQQIYPFYGFCLILATYGFPIIISKMVAERLERGKKQEAEEIICVSFWFLLGIGFIGFFTLFFGAEVIATAMGDIHLDKLLRVISFSFILMPFLSVARGYFQGFNNMVPTAVSQVIEQTIRVSIIVFLSLFLIAHEFDLYTVGAGAMLGSIAGGLIGIIVLILYMRHDFRSIFFKSVKRIKGKKKIIKILFWQGLAICVSNLVLIFIQMADSVSFYSLLIGAGEPAESAKVLKGVYDRSIPLMQLGTVVTTSFSLSLIPIITAAKERGDLTFIREKVRLAMKITFVIGFAAAIGLTCIIQPTNIMLFENSDGSDVLSILSLSILFSSLSITTASILQGLGQTLKPAIFVVFGGCLKLVLNYILMPYFGAKGAAIATLVALIVISVLNSMLLMRAVSESLIDKRNMLGIVISGFSMGFVLIMFMRVLQMSGLVMDTSHRGVATFEALLGVAIGGLAYMFLILKLRVFTKAEIGTVMKKEKKEGSLKKSG
- the spoVT gene encoding stage V sporulation protein T codes for the protein MKATGIVRRIDDLGRVVIPKEIRRTLRIREGDPLEIFVDRDGEVILKKYSPISELGDFAKEYAEALYDSLGHNVLVCDRDSIIAVSGVSKKEYLNKSVGDLIEKTMEERKSVIMTDESDVSIIDGVTEKVHSYTVGPIVANGDPIGAVIIFSKEAIISEIEHKAVNTAASFLAKQMEQ
- a CDS encoding S1 domain-containing RNA-binding protein translates to MSIEVGSKLQGKVTGITNFGAFVELPEGLTGLVHISEVADNYVKDINDHLKVGDQVEVKVINVEKDGKIGLSIKKAKEREKTEGDRPRGEYQRGGDQQRSGRPQRNRSFNRDNRGGGNDRAPKETFEQKMARFLKDSEDRLTSLKRNTESKRGGRGARRG
- the mfd gene encoding transcription-repair coupling factor, encoding MIGLLEQFYKNEEIQSVINGLEDGLKEQLVSGMATSSRSFLMAALYKKTKKSQLIVTHNLYQAQKVHEDLVALLGEKDVWLYPVNELIASELGVASPELKAQRIEVLNRLAAGEHGIIVAPVAGLRRFLPMKELWKQRQIEISLGQEIDLDTFLHTLHHIGYERKSMVEAPGEFSLRGGILDIYPLTEELPFRIEFFDTEVDSIRLFDVDEQRSQDKKESVRFGPATEFLFSQEELKSGIKHLEEGLTKTMQKLSDDKLKTTVLETVSHEIEMLKNGQSIEQMFKYLSIFYNEPASLIDYLPEDGVVILDEISRIQETASHLESEEAEWYISLLGEGTIIQDLSFSHSFEEFLHHKKRSFVYLTLFLRHIAHTHPQNIVNVTCKTMQDFHGQMQLLKTEIDRWNEGHFTTVVLGTDDERVKKLQHILSDYDIDADIVEGTDILLPGRLQIAVGDLHAGFEMPMQKLVVITEKELFHKKVKKSQRKQKLSNAERIKSYSELKVGDYVVHVNHGIGKFLGIETLEINGVHKDYLNIKYQGNDKLYVPIEQIDQVQKYVGSEGKDPKVYKLGGNDWKKVKTKVEKSVQDIADDLIKLYAEREASKGYAYTPDTAEQQEFESSFPYQETEDQLRSIEEIKKDMERGRPMDRLLCGDVGYGKTEVAIRAAFKAIMDEKQVAILVPTTILAQQHYETIRERFQDYPINIGLLSRFRTRKQQNETIKGLKDGTVDIVIGTHRILSKDVTYKDLGLLIIDEEQRFGVTHKEKIKQLKANVDVLTLTATPIPRTLHMSMLGVRDLSVIETPPENRFPVQTYVVEYNPALMREAIERELARGGQVYFLYNRVEDIERKADEISMLVPDARVTYAHGKMNESELESVMLSFLEGQHDVLVSTTIIETGVDIPNVNTLIVFDADRMGLSQLYQLRGRVGRSNRVAYAYFAYKRDKVLSEVAEKRLQAIKEFTELGSGFKIAMRDLSIRGAGNLLGAEQHGFIDSVGFDLYSQMLKDAIEQRRGTDGVENTVNVEIDLEVDAYLPDAYISDSKQKIMMYKQFRGVSAIEDIEELQEEMIDRFGDYPQEVGYLLQIANIKVLAMKEQIELIKQNKFEVTILFSEQASQNIDGGKLFMLGNSFGRMIGLGMEGSQLKIVMKTNGLETSKWLTIAENLLKGLPDVKKEVINA
- the divIC gene encoding cell division protein DivIC, which codes for MRELRQRTIEKQSPNPVKEHIIQTDENRKRLYRRLAVFLVFAFTIIASISVTFYQQNSSIKAKEAKVKDMKKELDSLTNKEKSLKDEVQKLNDEEYVLKIARRDYFFSGKGEIIFPVSK
- the yabQ gene encoding spore cortex biosynthesis protein YabQ, producing MSLTIQLYTMLSMIGMGAWIGASLDTYQRFLKRQERKRWLVFIHDILFWIVQALFVFYVLLLVNEAELRIYVFLALLCGFAAYQSLLKAIYMRLLNFLIYIFVQTTHFFVQIIKLLMIKPVIIIAQLFIAFILFLFRILLSIGHVLWKMVIWILLFIWKVFFWPVRFIASLIWKLLPNRVKLFIMKHVGFLQYIAKLKGHIFQLWERIKKKLGGPRK
- the mazG gene encoding nucleoside triphosphate pyrophosphohydrolase, which produces MSGIITILGLGAGELDQLTMGVYRKIKEADHMFVRTKEHPVIEELEKEGIQYTAFDNVYEAHDTFEIVYETIANTLIEKAEGTEIIYAVPGHPLVAERTVQLLLEKGEVANIEVRIEGGQSFLDPMFASLKIDPIEGFQLIDATSFERGQLELRQHLIFCQVYDAFVASDVKLTLMEMLPDDYEVYIVTAAGTSFEQVKKVPLYMLDHETELNNLTSVYVPPVQERASLYQQFDVLREIIADLRGPNGCPWDKKQTHQSLKKYLIEEAYEVLEAIDEEDDDHLVEELGDILLQVMLHAQIGEDEGWFSIDDIIRTLSEKMVRRHPHVFGNTDVDNADEVIANWEEIKKQEKGFVKESVLDGVPKSLPQLLRAYEIQKKAGKVGFDWVDVQPMIEKALEEWQEFQQEVTNMDEAKMLSEFGDLLFAFVNIARHYKIDPEEALHSTNEKFVGRFLYMEAKVAEMNKEMQDLSLEQLDVLWEEAKQTER
- a CDS encoding RNA-binding S4 domain-containing protein; its protein translation is MRLDKFLKVSRLIKRRTLAKEVADQGRISINGQVAKASSDVKVADELTIRFGQKIVTVKINELKETTKKEDAANMYSLVREEKVKAEEGLF